TCCTTGGAGCAAAGAGGGGGATTCAATCTTCGGCTTGATGTTGATAGGAGCCTTCATCTATTGATCGATGCGTTTCTTGCCGGGATCCATACGATGAAGCAATACGGAAAACCGGATCGAGATTGAGAAATCATCTTTTCATGACTTCTTCATAAGTTCTTTATTTTTCGGGACTATTCTAAACATGTAAGGAGCTTCACAAACTTGAGAATTTGCAAAAGGCTAAATATTTTGAGGCCCCGAAATGAAAGGAGAGAGTGTTATGAAAAAGATGTTTCTTACGTTTTTACTTGGAGGAGTGCTAATTGGAGGAGTTTCTTATCAGGCGTTTGCATCAACCCAGGCATCTCCGGCTCCCTCAACGCCTCCAGGATATGGGTATGGTCAAATGATGAACGGTACTTCCAATGATTACAATCAAATGACGAATGCCATGGGAAATTACCTGAACAGTAAGGATGGCAAACAAATGGTGCAAGCTTGTACGAACTATATGGAACAGTATAAGGGAGGCAATCCATCGACTACACCGAAAACTTCATCCTATCATTTGCAGTAATGCGAATAAAAAGGCCCGGATCAATCGATTCGGGTCTTTTGCGATTATCGTCATTCTTGGATGGAATGGAGGGTGTCCGTAACACCGCGGATAAGACGAGACATGAGTTCCTCGACAGACGCAAGTTGGCTTAGTGAAGCTGCCTGTCCTGCCCATAATGACATATATTCCGTATTTTCCTGCCCGGCTGCTGCTTTCCGCATTTCTTTTGTAAGAGCATTTTGAATTGGGTAATGAGGAATCTTTTTGCCGTATGTATCCATCATCGTGATAAATTCGTTTTTAATACCACGAGCAGGTTTCCCGGAAAACGCCCGAGTAATCACAGTGCTGTCATCGGAACTTGTAAGAATGCGCTCTTTATATTTCGAATGAGCCCCACTCTCGAAACTGGACAAGAATGCAGTGCCCATTTGAACACCGGCAGCCCCAAGGGCGAGACTTGCCACAATGCCCCGGCCATCCATGATTCCCCCGGATGCAATTACAGGAAGCCGGACACGATCGGCGATTTGCGGGACAAGTGCCATCGTACCCACGAGAGAAGACTCGAATGATTGGAGAAATGTTCCGCGATGACCTCCAGCTTCACTTCCTTGCGCCACAATGGCATCGACACCACGTTCTGCAAGCAAAAGGGCTTCTTTGACGGTGGTGGCAGTTCCTATAACCTTTGTCTGATTGGAATGCAGCGCTTCAATTGCAGCAGCGTCTGGAATCCCAAAAGTAAAACTGAAAACAGGTACGTTTTCCTCCAGGATGACAGAAAGTTGTTCCGCAAATGACTCTGCGTAAATTCCTGGCTTACGATTGGATGTGCTTTGAATCCCCAAACGGGTTTCAATACCTTTTAAATATTCCTGCATTTGGAAAATTACTTGCATGTCTTCTTCGTAAGCGCCTGGGACGAATAAATTGACTCCAAACGGTTGGTCCGTTCGCTCTCTGATATCTGCAATTGCTTTTCGCATCTGCTCAGGTGCCATATATCCGGCACCCAATGTGCCAAGACCTCCTGCGTTGGATACAGCAGCCACCAATTCTGGTGTGGTAGAACCGCCTGCCATGCCGGCCTGAATGATTGGATACTTGATGCCGAGCAATTCCGTCAATTTCGTATGAGGCCACATAAAATTCCCTCCATTTCCGTTGCGTGTATATAGTATGAATTTTACTATTGCTGGAGTATCCTGTAAAACAGGAATCAATGGATGAAAACCATTACTTTACATGATCATCAGAACTATAGAATATTCACTTCTCTAGTCATAGATTTGTCATGGAAAGGACAAGTGCAATTGACAAAGGAAATGTGGTAAGGTTGAATTGTAGCGAAATGGACAGAGCAGGAGGGATTCTTTCGATGACGAATCAAAATGAAAATCATACATTACCGCCAAAAACTTGCACCATTGACCGATTAATTACTCTTCAGGCCGATATTGAAAAAGTACTTGCAGGCAAGAAAACAGCGACACGACGGAACGGGAGATATGCAGACGTTGGTGAAGTCATGAAAC
Above is a window of Fodinisporobacter ferrooxydans DNA encoding:
- a CDS encoding NAD(P)H-dependent flavin oxidoreductase, with the translated sequence MWPHTKLTELLGIKYPIIQAGMAGGSTTPELVAAVSNAGGLGTLGAGYMAPEQMRKAIADIRERTDQPFGVNLFVPGAYEEDMQVIFQMQEYLKGIETRLGIQSTSNRKPGIYAESFAEQLSVILEENVPVFSFTFGIPDAAAIEALHSNQTKVIGTATTVKEALLLAERGVDAIVAQGSEAGGHRGTFLQSFESSLVGTMALVPQIADRVRLPVIASGGIMDGRGIVASLALGAAGVQMGTAFLSSFESGAHSKYKERILTSSDDSTVITRAFSGKPARGIKNEFITMMDTYGKKIPHYPIQNALTKEMRKAAAGQENTEYMSLWAGQAASLSQLASVEELMSRLIRGVTDTLHSIQE
- a CDS encoding TetR-like C-terminal domain-containing protein, whose amino-acid sequence is MRSMLHGFASLEQRGGFNLRLDVDRSLHLLIDAFLAGIHTMKQYGKPDRD